A genomic window from Rhizobium sp. EC-SD404 includes:
- the metW gene encoding methionine biosynthesis protein MetW — protein MTVNSTNRIDFEVIASLVADGARVLDIGSGDGTLLEILQERRNIDGRGIELSQRGVNECVARGLSVIQGDADHDLIHYPDQSFDYVILSQTIQATHNPKIVLDELLRIGRHAIVSFPNFGYWRVRASLMFQGRMPVTRDLPYSWYDTPNIHFCTMRDFVSLTKEVGATIDRAEALNGAGQKLAVSMPWSLWNLFGQQAVFLLRR, from the coding sequence ATGACGGTCAATTCCACGAACCGGATCGATTTCGAGGTCATCGCCAGCCTGGTCGCCGACGGCGCGCGCGTCCTCGACATCGGCTCTGGCGACGGAACCCTGCTGGAAATCCTGCAGGAGCGCCGCAACATCGACGGGCGCGGCATCGAGCTCTCGCAACGAGGCGTCAACGAATGCGTCGCGCGCGGACTCTCCGTCATCCAGGGCGATGCGGACCACGATCTCATCCACTACCCGGACCAGAGCTTCGACTACGTAATCCTGTCGCAGACCATCCAGGCGACGCACAATCCGAAGATCGTGCTCGACGAACTGCTGCGCATAGGCCGCCACGCAATCGTGTCTTTCCCGAACTTCGGCTATTGGCGCGTGCGCGCCTCGCTGATGTTTCAGGGCCGCATGCCCGTGACGCGTGACCTGCCCTATTCCTGGTACGACACGCCCAACATCCATTTCTGTACGATGCGCGACTTCGTTTCGCTGACGAAGGAAGTCGGCGCGACGATCGATCGCGCCGAAGCCCTGAACGGCGCTGGCCAGAAACTCGCCGTCAGCATGCCGTGGTCGCTCTGGAACCTCTTCGGCCAGCAGGCGGTGTTTCTGCTACGGCGGTGA
- a CDS encoding ABC transporter permease, whose translation MAPIVPPANVSASALSVVIAIMAFLACLTLGAVSMVSDTASSWQSQISREITIQIKPEDGLDMQTALERARDTALSIAGASTASIVGDTETARLLEPWLGENADLDELPVPRLVIVTIDENNPPDFAAMRARLAETVPEAFLDDHRTWVDRLVAMARTTVIIGLFVLSLVFTATVLTVIFATRGALTGNRHIVEVLHFVGAEAPFVARQFQNHFLLIGIKGAVAGGIAAALTFAAANIWTGFAAATPESDQATALFGAFRIGFRGYFGILAIIAVIGLLTALTTRLTVIRTIREIDVVRSDPSRME comes from the coding sequence ATGGCGCCCATCGTGCCGCCGGCCAATGTTTCCGCCAGTGCCCTCTCCGTCGTGATCGCGATCATGGCGTTCCTCGCATGCCTGACGCTCGGAGCCGTTTCCATGGTCTCCGATACCGCTTCGAGCTGGCAAAGCCAGATTTCGCGTGAGATCACCATCCAGATCAAGCCGGAAGACGGCCTCGACATGCAGACGGCGCTCGAACGCGCGCGCGATACGGCGCTATCGATCGCGGGCGCGAGCACAGCGTCGATCGTCGGCGACACGGAAACGGCTCGTCTGCTGGAGCCTTGGCTTGGCGAAAATGCGGATCTCGACGAGTTGCCGGTGCCGCGCCTCGTGATCGTGACCATCGACGAAAACAATCCGCCCGATTTCGCAGCCATGCGCGCGCGCCTTGCCGAAACGGTGCCGGAAGCCTTCCTCGACGATCACCGCACCTGGGTCGACCGGCTCGTTGCCATGGCACGGACGACCGTCATCATCGGCCTCTTCGTGCTGAGTCTCGTCTTCACCGCAACCGTACTGACCGTGATCTTCGCCACGCGCGGCGCGCTCACGGGAAACAGGCATATCGTCGAAGTGCTGCATTTCGTCGGAGCGGAAGCGCCTTTTGTCGCCCGACAATTCCAGAATCATTTCCTCCTTATCGGCATCAAGGGGGCCGTGGCCGGCGGTATCGCAGCAGCGCTGACCTTTGCAGCGGCCAATATCTGGACCGGCTTCGCCGCCGCCACGCCGGAGAGCGATCAGGCCACGGCGCTGTTCGGGGCTTTCCGAATCGGATTTCGCGGCTATTTCGGCATTCTGGCCATCATTGCGGTTATTGGGCTTCTGACAGCGCTCACGACGCGCCTGACGGTCATCCGAACGATCCGTGAAATCGATGTGGTGCGCTCCGATCCATCGCGCATGGAATAG
- a CDS encoding YdcF family protein — translation MVEVSTNGTTPPAHDTAPPRDHPQETPVRARGRADKWARRFVSLILFVFAAVSVLSIGGFLQFADQVAALQPPEQIETTDAIVVLTGGSQRIDHGVSLFNEGVGKRMLISGVNPRTSGATLKSMTAGSDELFDCCVDIGYDAIDTIGNANETARWIAAHGFSRVLIVTSNYHVPRSLLELRRADPVTAFDVYPVTLADLRGEDWLLKPEVMRVMIGEYAKYAWAWVRATAGTKTATGLRTDQAGADLSEEDGIVSAGAAAH, via the coding sequence ATGGTGGAAGTGTCGACGAATGGGACGACGCCTCCCGCACACGATACGGCGCCACCAAGGGACCACCCTCAGGAGACACCGGTTCGCGCAAGGGGCAGGGCGGACAAATGGGCACGGCGATTCGTATCGCTGATCCTGTTCGTGTTTGCGGCCGTTTCCGTGCTGTCGATCGGCGGTTTCCTGCAATTTGCCGACCAGGTCGCGGCGCTCCAACCTCCCGAGCAGATCGAAACAACCGACGCGATCGTGGTGCTGACGGGTGGCTCCCAGCGAATCGATCATGGTGTCTCGCTCTTCAATGAAGGCGTCGGCAAACGCATGCTGATCTCGGGCGTCAATCCCCGCACCAGCGGCGCGACGCTGAAGAGCATGACGGCAGGATCCGACGAGCTTTTCGATTGCTGCGTCGATATCGGCTACGACGCCATCGACACGATAGGCAACGCCAACGAAACCGCTCGCTGGATTGCCGCCCACGGCTTTTCGCGCGTGCTCATCGTCACCAGCAACTACCATGTGCCTCGCAGCCTTCTCGAACTGCGCCGCGCCGACCCCGTGACCGCATTCGACGTCTATCCAGTGACCCTGGCCGATCTGCGCGGCGAAGACTGGCTCCTCAAGCCCGAAGTGATGCGCGTGATGATCGGCGAGTACGCCAAATACGCGTGGGCCTGGGTACGCGCAACGGCCGGCACCAAGACCGCTACCGGCCTGCGCACCGACCAAGCCGGCGCCGACCTGTCGGAGGAAGACGGCATCGTCAGCGCCGGAGCGGCCGCTCACTGA
- a CDS encoding DUF2125 domain-containing protein, whose amino-acid sequence MERSSAKRGMRPSTKIVLLAVFAVVGMGVYSAGWYYLAGQLAGRVEGLIASLSEDGVSLSCDNLDVRGYPFRLGVFCDGITASDTTSGDMNVTTAAFRSAAQIYRPNHVVSELEAPVRAVLANGESLALDWQALQSSTVFGTSGLSRASLQGNALVAQVEGGAIDATADTLQLHTRRNGEDLELAFMLEGARLGGLVAPTNLPSFDFVAEAIFSDGAGFLAGRRLAAEELRGTSGVLSNATAAIDGGGRAVLNGPFEIAEDGLISGAFDLRIERLSDWQALIAAQMPGAEGTIETATGFLRAFGGGGDTVSVTLQVSDGRVALGIIPIGRIPPI is encoded by the coding sequence GTGGAGAGGTCAAGCGCCAAGCGCGGGATGCGTCCATCCACGAAGATCGTTCTGCTCGCGGTTTTCGCAGTCGTCGGAATGGGCGTCTATTCGGCCGGCTGGTACTATCTCGCGGGCCAGCTTGCCGGGCGCGTTGAAGGCTTGATCGCAAGCCTCTCGGAGGACGGCGTCTCGCTCAGCTGCGACAATCTCGACGTGCGCGGCTACCCGTTCCGTCTCGGCGTCTTCTGCGATGGCATCACCGCTTCGGATACGACCAGCGGCGATATGAACGTCACGACGGCCGCATTCCGCTCCGCCGCCCAGATCTACCGGCCGAATCACGTGGTGTCGGAACTCGAAGCGCCGGTGCGCGCCGTTCTCGCCAATGGGGAAAGCCTCGCGCTCGACTGGCAGGCGCTGCAATCGAGCACCGTTTTCGGCACGTCTGGCCTGTCGCGCGCATCGCTGCAGGGAAACGCCCTCGTGGCGCAGGTCGAGGGTGGCGCGATCGATGCCACCGCCGACACGCTGCAGCTTCACACGCGGCGTAACGGTGAGGATCTCGAACTCGCATTCATGCTGGAAGGCGCGCGTCTCGGCGGGCTTGTCGCGCCCACAAACTTGCCGTCCTTCGATTTCGTGGCCGAGGCGATCTTCAGCGATGGTGCGGGATTCCTGGCCGGCCGGCGTCTGGCCGCGGAAGAATTGCGTGGCACGTCCGGTGTTCTCAGCAACGCGACGGCAGCCATCGACGGTGGCGGGCGCGCGGTGCTCAACGGCCCCTTCGAGATCGCCGAGGACGGCCTGATCAGCGGTGCGTTCGATCTCAGGATTGAGCGGCTGTCGGATTGGCAGGCGCTGATCGCCGCGCAGATGCCGGGTGCCGAAGGCACGATCGAAACAGCAACCGGCTTTTTGCGTGCCTTCGGAGGCGGCGGCGACACGGTCAGCGTGACGCTTCAGGTGAGCGACGGGCGGGTGGCCCTCGGCATCATTCCGATCGGCCGCATCCCGCCCATCTGA
- a CDS encoding VOC family protein, with product MIKPILIVKHGEEDIAAAFYVRAFGASIIHVHRLRSGTPFSFELRIGEQMFGVSGANPRRDADEIPSGPKSPDFVGTSTCLMTLAVDNVHSVTEKAEVAGATVRLRPTMSSHGGIASSIIDPFGHLWNIYQALEMKPSKTAIAA from the coding sequence ATGATCAAGCCGATTCTCATCGTGAAACACGGCGAAGAAGACATCGCGGCTGCGTTCTATGTCCGCGCCTTCGGTGCTTCCATCATTCATGTTCACCGGCTGCGCAGCGGCACGCCCTTTTCCTTCGAGCTGCGCATCGGCGAGCAGATGTTCGGTGTTTCCGGCGCCAATCCGCGTCGCGATGCCGATGAAATTCCGAGCGGCCCAAAGTCGCCTGATTTCGTTGGCACCTCCACGTGCCTTATGACGCTTGCCGTCGACAATGTGCACTCGGTGACCGAAAAGGCCGAGGTCGCCGGCGCAACCGTTCGCCTGCGCCCGACGATGTCCAGCCATGGCGGGATCGCGAGTTCGATCATCGATCCGTTCGGCCATCTCTGGAACATCTACCAGGCACTTGAGATGAAGCCGAGCAAGACCGCGATCGCCGCCTGA
- a CDS encoding methyltransferase domain-containing protein codes for MNVDIVDLRQFYHARLGLAAEQAIGMALSAIWQPIANERLMGLGYALPYLDRFRTDTERSFAFMTAGQGAVSWPAGEPSAAALVFDEELPLPDAALDRILMVHSLEFAENPRETLKEMWRVLAPAGRLIIVVPNRRGIWARFDNTPFGAGRPYSRGQLTRLLRETNFTPGASGEALFFPPSKRRSILRLRNLMERIGRKAWPVFSGVIVVEAQKRLYQGLPVATRASRRVFVPVLAPQGVRAGRVTAVAETPPAGRRGSRATTAC; via the coding sequence ATGAACGTCGATATCGTGGATCTGCGCCAGTTCTATCACGCTCGCCTGGGGTTGGCGGCCGAGCAGGCAATCGGCATGGCGCTGTCCGCCATCTGGCAACCGATCGCCAATGAGCGCCTGATGGGGCTGGGCTATGCGCTGCCCTATCTCGACCGGTTCCGCACCGACACCGAACGCAGCTTCGCGTTCATGACGGCGGGGCAGGGCGCAGTGAGCTGGCCGGCAGGAGAACCGTCCGCGGCCGCGCTCGTGTTCGACGAGGAACTGCCGCTGCCGGATGCCGCGCTCGATCGCATCCTCATGGTCCACTCGCTCGAATTCGCCGAAAACCCCCGGGAAACGCTGAAGGAAATGTGGCGCGTGCTGGCGCCCGCCGGCCGGTTGATCATCGTCGTGCCCAATCGTCGAGGCATCTGGGCCCGCTTCGACAACACGCCTTTCGGTGCGGGCAGACCCTATTCGCGCGGACAGCTGACGCGGCTTCTGCGCGAAACGAACTTCACGCCGGGCGCATCCGGCGAGGCGCTGTTCTTTCCGCCTTCCAAGCGACGCTCGATCCTAAGGCTGCGCAATCTGATGGAGCGGATCGGTCGAAAGGCCTGGCCGGTCTTTTCCGGTGTCATCGTCGTGGAAGCCCAGAAGCGGCTCTACCAGGGCCTGCCGGTCGCCACCCGCGCCTCGCGCCGCGTTTTCGTCCCAGTGCTCGCGCCACAAGGCGTGCGCGCCGGCCGGGTCACCGCCGTAGCAGAAACACCGCCTGCTGGCCGAAGAGGTTCCAGAGCGACCACGGCATGCTGA
- a CDS encoding homoserine O-acetyltransferase codes for MTVATEPLESLTTNAGSEAVNPSSDVLRFGADKPLQLDAGTLLSPFQIAYRTYGTLNADKSNAILICHALTGDQHCASTNPVTGKPGWWENLIGPGKPVDTDRFFVICSNVIGGCMGSTGPASPNPETGQPFALDLPVITIRDMVRAQAMLVDHFGIDQLFSVIGGSMGGMQVLQWASSYPERVFTAIALATGARHTSQNIAFHEVGRQAVIADPEWQHGRYLEKGTRPSKGLAVARMAAHVTYLSEAALHRKFGRNLQDREVPSFGFDADFQIESYLRHQGLTFVDRFDANSYLYMTRAMDYFDLAADHEGQLAEAFRGTRTRFCLVSFTSDWLFPTFENRAIVHALNATGASVSFVEVESDKGHDAFLLDEPVMTATINGFIMSAAKSRGLAQ; via the coding sequence ATGACCGTGGCCACCGAACCGCTCGAAAGTCTGACGACCAATGCCGGCTCGGAAGCCGTCAATCCGTCCAGCGACGTGCTGCGGTTCGGCGCCGACAAGCCGCTCCAGCTGGATGCCGGAACGCTGCTTTCTCCCTTCCAGATCGCCTATCGTACCTACGGCACGCTGAACGCCGACAAGTCGAATGCCATCCTGATCTGCCACGCCCTGACGGGCGACCAGCATTGTGCCAGCACCAATCCGGTGACCGGTAAGCCCGGCTGGTGGGAAAATCTGATCGGCCCCGGCAAGCCGGTCGATACCGACCGCTTCTTCGTCATCTGCTCGAATGTCATCGGCGGGTGCATGGGCTCGACGGGCCCCGCATCGCCCAATCCAGAGACGGGACAACCTTTCGCGCTCGATCTTCCGGTGATCACCATCCGCGACATGGTGCGAGCGCAGGCGATGCTCGTCGATCATTTCGGCATCGACCAGCTGTTCTCCGTGATCGGCGGCTCGATGGGCGGCATGCAGGTGCTGCAATGGGCATCGAGCTATCCGGAGCGCGTCTTCACGGCGATCGCGCTTGCGACCGGCGCGCGGCATACGTCGCAGAACATCGCTTTTCACGAGGTCGGCCGCCAGGCGGTGATCGCCGATCCGGAATGGCAGCACGGGCGCTATCTGGAAAAAGGCACGCGCCCGTCGAAGGGCCTCGCCGTCGCGCGCATGGCGGCCCATGTCACCTATCTGTCCGAGGCTGCTTTGCACCGCAAGTTCGGCCGAAACCTGCAGGATCGCGAAGTGCCGAGCTTCGGCTTCGATGCGGATTTTCAGATCGAAAGCTATCTGCGCCATCAGGGGCTGACCTTCGTCGACCGCTTCGACGCCAATTCCTATCTCTACATGACGCGTGCGATGGACTATTTCGACCTCGCCGCCGACCATGAGGGCCAGCTCGCCGAAGCCTTCCGCGGAACGCGCACGCGCTTCTGCCTCGTTTCCTTCACGAGCGACTGGCTGTTCCCCACCTTCGAGAACCGGGCGATCGTGCATGCGCTCAACGCCACGGGCGCTTCCGTGTCTTTCGTGGAGGTGGAAAGCGACAAGGGCCACGACGCCTTCCTTCTCGACGAACCGGTCATGACGGCGACGATCAACGGCTTCATCATGTCCGCCGCAAAATCGCGGGGACTTGCCCAATGA
- a CDS encoding 1-acyl-sn-glycerol-3-phosphate acyltransferase — MIVLRSVLFNTAFYLNLILRMIVLSPYYFLASHENAWSVPKNWVRANHWLLEKIVGTRFTIEGLENIPDGGYILAPKHQSFWDAYALLPWVRDAVYILKRELMWIPLFGWYVGKMRMIPVNRGARGKVMAAVLDRTREEMAKGRQLIIYPEGTRRPPGAEPDYKYGIARLYGSINVPVVPVVMHPGLFWPRRKFLRFPGHFKVRILPPIPPGLDPDVFLQKLIDVMETESDRLLVETIEANPHLPLPPTAAKRYLELTSGARAPSSLPPVPPSGPAT; from the coding sequence ATGATTGTCCTGCGCTCCGTTCTCTTCAACACCGCTTTCTATCTGAATCTCATCCTGCGCATGATCGTGCTGTCGCCCTACTACTTTCTGGCGTCACACGAGAACGCCTGGTCGGTGCCGAAGAATTGGGTGAGGGCCAACCACTGGCTCCTGGAGAAGATCGTCGGCACACGCTTTACGATCGAGGGTCTCGAAAACATTCCCGACGGCGGCTACATCTTGGCGCCGAAGCACCAATCGTTCTGGGACGCCTATGCGTTGCTGCCATGGGTGCGCGACGCCGTCTACATTCTGAAGCGCGAGCTGATGTGGATCCCGCTGTTCGGCTGGTATGTCGGCAAGATGCGGATGATCCCCGTCAATCGTGGCGCACGCGGCAAGGTCATGGCCGCAGTGCTTGATCGCACTCGCGAGGAAATGGCCAAGGGCCGCCAACTCATTATCTACCCGGAAGGCACGCGCCGGCCGCCTGGTGCCGAGCCGGATTACAAATACGGGATCGCCCGCCTTTATGGCAGCATCAACGTACCTGTCGTTCCCGTCGTCATGCATCCAGGGCTCTTCTGGCCGCGCCGCAAGTTCCTGCGCTTTCCCGGCCATTTCAAGGTGCGCATCCTGCCACCGATCCCGCCGGGGCTCGATCCGGACGTGTTCCTGCAAAAGCTGATCGACGTGATGGAAACGGAAAGCGACCGGCTGCTCGTCGAAACGATCGAGGCAAATCCGCATCTGCCGCTGCCGCCTACCGCGGCCAAGCGCTATCTCGAGCTGACGTCCGGAGCGCGTGCGCCGTCGTCGCTGCCACCCGTGCCACCGTCCGGGCCGGCGACCTGA
- a CDS encoding gamma-glutamylcyclotransferase — protein MDEFWVFGYGSLMWRPGFDFIDASHARLFGYHRALCVKSHVHRGTPERPGLVLGLDRGGSCRGIAFSVAGEKADQVLDYLRSRELVTHVYKERRVPIALRSGRRVHAVAYVVDRAHVQYAGDLSSGEAASIVRGAVGQSGPNEDYVINTVNHLRQMQISDHWLEQVARQVAGPDGGTGGSDDGARAPDVSSR, from the coding sequence ATGGACGAATTTTGGGTGTTTGGCTACGGCTCGCTGATGTGGCGACCGGGCTTCGACTTTATCGACGCAAGCCATGCGCGTCTCTTCGGCTATCACCGCGCACTCTGCGTGAAATCCCACGTGCATCGTGGAACGCCCGAGCGGCCGGGGCTCGTCCTCGGTCTCGATCGCGGCGGATCCTGCCGCGGGATCGCCTTTTCCGTGGCCGGCGAGAAGGCCGATCAGGTGCTCGACTATCTGCGCTCGCGCGAACTCGTGACCCATGTCTACAAGGAGCGTCGCGTGCCGATCGCGCTGCGCTCCGGCCGGCGCGTCCATGCGGTCGCCTATGTCGTCGACCGTGCACATGTTCAGTATGCGGGCGATCTCTCGTCCGGCGAGGCGGCGTCGATCGTCCGGGGCGCCGTCGGCCAGTCGGGGCCGAACGAGGATTACGTGATCAACACCGTGAACCACCTGCGGCAGATGCAGATTTCCGATCACTGGCTTGAGCAGGTTGCCCGTCAGGTCGCCGGCCCGGACGGTGGCACGGGTGGCAGCGACGACGGCGCACGCGCTCCGGACGTCAGCTCGAGATAG
- the ftsE gene encoding cell division ATP-binding protein FtsE yields MIRFENVGLRYGMGPEILRDLTFDIPKRSFQFLTGPSGAGKTTLLRLLFMSLQPTRGLINVFNRDIATIPRDELPLLRRRIGIVFQDFRLLDHLTTFENVALPLRVRGKEESSYRRDVLELLNWVGLGDRINVLPSVLSGGEKQRVAIARAIIDQPQLLLADEPTGNVDPPMALRLLRLFMELNRLGTAVVIATHDLSLMEQVDARRMILSEGRLDIYD; encoded by the coding sequence TTGATTCGCTTTGAAAATGTCGGACTACGCTACGGCATGGGTCCGGAAATCCTGCGCGACCTTACCTTCGATATTCCGAAGCGGTCGTTCCAGTTCCTGACGGGGCCTTCGGGCGCCGGCAAGACGACGTTGCTGCGCCTGTTGTTCATGTCGCTGCAGCCCACGCGCGGGCTGATCAATGTCTTCAATCGGGACATCGCAACCATTCCCCGGGACGAGTTGCCCCTCTTGCGTCGGCGAATCGGGATCGTCTTCCAGGACTTCCGCCTGCTCGATCATTTGACGACGTTCGAGAACGTTGCCCTGCCGCTCAGGGTGCGCGGCAAGGAGGAATCGAGCTACCGGCGCGATGTGTTGGAGCTTTTGAACTGGGTCGGGCTCGGCGACCGAATCAATGTCCTGCCGTCCGTTCTGTCGGGCGGCGAGAAGCAGCGCGTCGCCATCGCGCGCGCGATCATCGACCAGCCGCAGCTTCTGCTGGCCGACGAGCCGACCGGCAACGTCGACCCGCCGATGGCCCTGCGGCTTCTGCGCCTCTTCATGGAACTGAACCGGCTCGGTACGGCCGTCGTCATCGCAACCCACGACCTTTCGCTGATGGAGCAGGTCGACGCGCGTCGCATGATTCTGTCGGAAGGGCGGCTCGACATCTATGACTGA
- the hisC gene encoding histidinol-phosphate transaminase — protein sequence MTMQFAKDAPNPNPGVMDIAAYVPGKESAPGVAKVYKLSSNETPLGPSPKVREALENVLQHLEIYPDGSATKLRDAIAEVHGLNSANILCSNGSDELLCLLCQTYLGAGDEGIFTEHGFLVYKIQIMAAGATPVIAPETGLKADVDAILERVTERTKIVFLANPNNPTGTYMPADEVRRLHAGLPPHVVLVLDAAYAEYVRRNDYESGIELVSANRNVVMTRTFSKIYGLAALRIGWMYAPAPIVDAVNRVRGPFNVNAAAIAAGAAAIRDRALVDRAIAHNDEWLRRVSDALTELGLEVTPSVGNFVLIHFPKDGAHTAEAADAYLTARGYILRRVAGYGLPDALRMTIGSAEANEGVLNALKEFLR from the coding sequence ATGACCATGCAATTTGCCAAGGATGCCCCGAACCCGAATCCCGGTGTGATGGACATCGCTGCCTATGTGCCGGGCAAGGAGAGCGCGCCGGGCGTGGCGAAGGTCTACAAGCTGTCGTCCAACGAGACGCCGCTCGGACCGAGCCCGAAGGTGCGCGAGGCGTTGGAAAACGTGCTGCAGCATTTGGAAATCTATCCGGACGGCTCGGCGACGAAGCTGCGCGATGCCATTGCAGAAGTTCACGGCCTGAACTCGGCCAACATCCTCTGCAGCAACGGCTCGGACGAACTGCTCTGCCTTCTCTGCCAAACCTATCTCGGTGCCGGCGACGAAGGCATTTTCACCGAGCACGGCTTCCTGGTCTACAAGATCCAGATCATGGCGGCGGGCGCGACGCCCGTGATCGCACCGGAAACGGGCCTCAAGGCCGATGTCGATGCGATCCTCGAACGCGTGACCGAACGCACCAAGATCGTGTTCCTGGCCAACCCCAACAATCCGACCGGCACATACATGCCGGCCGACGAGGTGCGCCGCCTGCATGCCGGGCTGCCACCGCACGTCGTTCTGGTTCTGGACGCCGCCTACGCGGAATATGTGCGCCGCAACGACTACGAGTCCGGCATCGAGCTCGTTTCGGCGAACCGCAATGTCGTGATGACGCGCACCTTCTCGAAAATTTATGGTCTGGCCGCGCTCCGCATCGGCTGGATGTATGCGCCGGCCCCCATCGTCGACGCGGTCAACCGCGTGCGTGGCCCGTTCAACGTCAATGCCGCGGCGATCGCCGCCGGTGCGGCGGCGATCCGCGACCGCGCCTTGGTCGATCGGGCCATCGCCCACAATGACGAGTGGCTGCGTCGCGTGAGCGATGCGCTGACCGAACTCGGCCTCGAGGTCACGCCTTCGGTCGGCAATTTCGTGCTCATCCATTTCCCGAAGGACGGCGCGCACACGGCGGAAGCGGCAGACGCCTATCTGACGGCGCGTGGTTATATTCTCAGGCGCGTCGCGGGCTACGGCCTCCCAGATGCGCTGCGTATGACCATCGGAAGCGCCGAAGCCAACGAAGGCGTGCTCAACGCCCTGAAAGAATTTCTGAGATAG
- a CDS encoding prephenate/arogenate dehydrogenase family protein, which yields MEETKFEKIALIGIGLIGSSLARIIRRNGLAGHIVVATRSPETLQEARDLGLGDSYTTSNAEAVADADLVIVSVPVGSSAAVAQDIAAHLKPGAIVTDVGSTKASVIEQMRPHMPAGVHFIPGHPIAGTERSGPSAGFPELFEGRWCILTPLEDTDGDALARLTRFWQACGSTVEAMDPAHHDMVLAIVSHLPHIIAYNIVGTADDLEAVTKSEVIKYSASGFRDFTRLAASDPTMWRDVCLHNRDAILEMLSRFSEDLASLQRAIRWGDGDKLFDLFSRTRAVRRSIVEAGQDVDAVDFGRQATRLPGE from the coding sequence ATGGAAGAGACAAAGTTCGAAAAAATCGCGCTGATCGGCATCGGCCTGATCGGCTCATCGCTGGCACGCATCATCCGCCGCAACGGCCTCGCCGGCCACATCGTGGTTGCGACGCGCTCGCCGGAGACCCTGCAGGAAGCACGAGACCTCGGTCTCGGCGACAGCTACACGACATCGAATGCCGAAGCGGTCGCCGACGCCGATCTCGTGATCGTTTCGGTTCCGGTCGGTTCGTCCGCCGCGGTGGCTCAAGACATTGCCGCCCACCTGAAGCCCGGCGCAATCGTCACGGATGTCGGCTCGACCAAGGCATCGGTCATCGAGCAGATGCGTCCGCATATGCCAGCCGGCGTCCACTTCATCCCCGGCCACCCGATTGCAGGCACCGAGCGTTCCGGTCCTTCGGCCGGCTTTCCGGAGCTGTTCGAAGGCCGCTGGTGTATCCTGACGCCGCTCGAAGACACCGATGGGGACGCGCTGGCGCGACTGACGCGTTTCTGGCAGGCCTGCGGGTCGACCGTCGAAGCCATGGACCCGGCCCATCACGACATGGTGCTCGCCATCGTGTCGCACCTGCCGCACATCATCGCCTACAACATCGTCGGCACGGCCGATGATCTGGAAGCCGTGACGAAGTCGGAAGTCATCAAATACTCGGCGTCCGGTTTCCGCGATTTCACGCGTCTTGCCGCATCCGACCCGACCATGTGGCGCGATGTCTGCCTGCACAATCGCGATGCGATCCTGGAAATGCTGTCGCGCTTTTCGGAAGATCTCGCGTCACTGCAGCGGGCGATCCGGTGGGGCGATGGCGACAAGCTGTTCGATCTCTTCAGCCGCACGCGTGCCGTGCGCCGATCGATCGTTGAGGCGGGCCAGGACGTGGATGCCGTGGATTTCGGCCGCCAGGCGACGCGTCTGCCGGGCGAATAG